Proteins from one Setaria italica strain Yugu1 chromosome V, Setaria_italica_v2.0, whole genome shotgun sequence genomic window:
- the LOC101755555 gene encoding uncharacterized protein LOC101755555 isoform X2: protein MASFNEENRAAPQREEASFQGKYGGISPKKPLINKDHERAYFDSADWVLGKQGASSNSAKVPAAETLKPKLQRTAYHQLPPRRPACTSE, encoded by the exons ATGGCAAGCTTCAACGAAGAGAACAGAGCAGCTCCGCAGAGGGAGGAG gcatctttccagggcAAGTACGGCGGCATTTCGCCCAAGAAGCCCCTCATCAATAAG GACCATGAGCGCGCCTACTTCGACTCGGCAGATTGGGTCCTCGGCAAG CAAGGCGCGAGCAGCAACAGCGCGAAGGTCCCAGCCGCGGAGACCCTCAAGCCCAAGCTCCAG cgGACGGCGTACCACCAGCTTCCGCCGCGAAGGCCCGCGTGCACGTCGGAGTAG
- the LOC101755555 gene encoding uncharacterized protein LOC101755555 isoform X1 — MASFNEENRAAPQREEASFQGKYGGISPKKPLINKDHERAYFDSADWVLGKQQGASSNSAKVPAAETLKPKLQRTAYHQLPPRRPACTSE, encoded by the exons ATGGCAAGCTTCAACGAAGAGAACAGAGCAGCTCCGCAGAGGGAGGAG gcatctttccagggcAAGTACGGCGGCATTTCGCCCAAGAAGCCCCTCATCAATAAG GACCATGAGCGCGCCTACTTCGACTCGGCAGATTGGGTCCTCGGCAAG CAGCAAGGCGCGAGCAGCAACAGCGCGAAGGTCCCAGCCGCGGAGACCCTCAAGCCCAAGCTCCAG cgGACGGCGTACCACCAGCTTCCGCCGCGAAGGCCCGCGTGCACGTCGGAGTAG